The sequence CGGCGCCGCGGTTCACGCCGAAGGGTGCTGTCCCCAAGGGCAACCCGGGCAATTGGGCGACGTCGAACGACTACCCCTCGCGTGCGCTTCGCGAAGAGCGTGAAGGCACAACGGGTTTTCGTGTCACCATCGGTCCCGATGGCAAGGTCACGGACTGCCAGATCACCAGATCTTCCGGCAGCCCCGATCTTGACGAGGCCACGTGTTCCAACGTCCGTCGTCGCGCGCGTTTCACGCCCGCTACCGATGGCGAAGGCAACCCGTCCACGGGCTCGTATTCGAACCAAATCCGCTGGATCATTCCAAAGGATTGATCCCGCAGGGCCAGACACGGAAATCCGTCAACAACGGCTTTCACGCACTTTGATTTGAATTGAAGAGGAAGACTCGCAATGTTCATCTACAACCTTGCCGCTGTGGCCGCCAACGCCGCGCCGCAGAACAAGTTCGGTTTCGCTGAAGCGCTCGAGCAGGGCGGTTTCATCGCCTATGCGACCGTCATCATTCTCGGCATCATGTCGTTTGGTTCGTTCTTCATCCTGTTCACGAAGTTCTTCGAACAGAACAAGATCCTTGGCCAGTACAAGAACGTGCGCTCGGGCTTCTGGCGCGCTGCCACGATCCGTGAAGGTGCCACCAAGCTCGACAAGAACTCGGCCTGGCGCCAGCTCGTCGATGACGGCGTTGCCGCTGAAGACCAGCACTCGAAGATGACCGATGCCATGGAAGCCCATGACTGGCTGCACGGTTCGCTCGCCCGTTCGGAAGCTTCGATCAACTCGAAGCTCGCCGGTGGCCTGCCGTTCCTCGCAACCGTTGGTGCTACCTCGCCGTTCATCGGCCTGTTTGGTACCGTCGTCGGCATCTATCGCGCTCTGATCAACATCGGCCTCGCCGGTTCGGCATCGATCGACAAGGTTGCAGGTCCGGTTGGTGAAGCTCTGATCATGACCGCGCTCGGTCTGCTCGTCGCCGTTCCTGCCGTGCTTGCCTACAACTGGCTGCAGGCACGCAACAAGCGCATCGCAGAGCTGCTCTCGGGCTTCTCGACCGATCTGCTGGCGAACATCAACTCGAAGGGTGCAGTCAAGCCGGCGGTTGCCGCTGCTCCTGCCACCCCGGCCGCTCCGGTCAAGAAGTAAGCTGTACTTGGGCTGGCGGCATCGCTGCCAGCCCGGTTCGGAAATGCGGGGATTCCGCCGGAGTTCCGCCCTTCGGGGCATCTCCGGCACTCTTCCGCGGCTCAGAACGGATAGGATGTAACCCATGGCAATGTCTGTAGGCGGCGCTGGCGGTCAAGAACGCCCGATGTCGGACATCAACACCACGCCGCTCGTGGACGTGATGCTGGTGCTGCTGATCATCTTCCTTATCGCGGTGCCCGTCGCGATCCAGACTGTCGAAAAGCTCAAGGTCCCCGTCCTTCCCAGCGAGGAATCGCAGGACAAGGTCGAGAACCTGATGCTTTCGGTCGTCTCTACTGACGCAGCAGGTCGCAGCCCGAAGGAAGCCGGATATGAAGGCTCTTCGCGCACCGGCCAATGCCGCGTCTATTTCAATAACCAGACCCCGGTCGACAACCAGGAGCTTTACCAACAGGCTTTCAATCGCCTCGATGCGATCGTGAAGCGTGAAGGCGGCGCCGCCAACATGGATCCGGAAAAGATCCCCGAAGTGCAGATCCGCGGGGACGTCAATGTTCCCTGGAAGTGCATCGCAGGGGCCATCTACAACGTCCAGTCGGCGGGTTATCCGAAGGTCGGCTTCATCTCCACCCCGGTTGACCCCAACGGTTAACGCCGATCGGAACGGTCGGGACGCCGAAAGGCTGCCTGACCGGCCGACCGGGCCAGAGAACGAACAGGAGTACCAAACATGGGTATGAGCGCCGGCGGCGATGATGGCCAGCCGATGATGGAAATGAACACGACGCCGTTGATCGACGTCATGCTCGTTCTCTTGATCATGTTTATCATTACCATCCCCGTGGCCACCCACGCGGTGAACATTGACCTTCCACAGCCGCAGCCACCTACGGACACTGTTCAGATCGATCCGATCAAGAACAAGCTTGTGCTGACGATGCAGAACCAGATCCTCTGGAACGGTGCACCGATCAACACGGGCCAGCTCGTGTCGATCCTGCAGTCGACGAAGGCGATCAATCCCGAGCCGGAGCTTCAGTTCCAGCCCGAGGAATATGCCAGCTACGAGATCGCGAACCAGATCATGAAGATCATCACGGATTCGAAGGTCACGAAGTTCGGCTTCGTCGGTAACGAGAACTTCGCCACCTTCCAGAAAGCCCAGTAAGGCTTTCGGAGAAGCGGCGGGCTTCCAGCCAGACGCAAACAATCAGGGGGCGGAGAAATCCGCTCCCTTTTTGTTTGTCCGTCAATCGGCCCGCATCGCTGCTGCCGCCAAGCTCTCCGCCTCGACAAGCAGTTCGTCGTCAGCGGCTCCCGCCGGCAGCGTCTCCCGCCCGATCATCACCAGAACCGGCACAGCCAATGGCGTCACCCGGTCCAGTTTCACATGGACAAGCTGCCCTGCAGCGCGGTCGAGCAAGTCGCCCAGCCGCCCGACATCGGTCATGCGAGCGCGCGCGTCAGCCCAAGCCGCCTCGATCAGCAAGTGGTCTGGCTCGTACTTGCGCAGCACGTCATAGATCAGATCGGTTGAAAAGGTGACCTGCTTACCCGACTTGCGCTTGCCCGGATGTTGCCGTTCAACCAAGCCCGATATGACGGCAACTTCACGGAATGCGCGGCGCAGCAGGTGCGATTCCTCCACCCATTCGACAAATTCGTGCGCAAGAATGTCAGGTGAGAGAAAGGGGGCGGGA is a genomic window of Novosphingobium sp. MMS21-SN21R containing:
- a CDS encoding MotA/TolQ/ExbB proton channel family protein, whose amino-acid sequence is MFIYNLAAVAANAAPQNKFGFAEALEQGGFIAYATVIILGIMSFGSFFILFTKFFEQNKILGQYKNVRSGFWRAATIREGATKLDKNSAWRQLVDDGVAAEDQHSKMTDAMEAHDWLHGSLARSEASINSKLAGGLPFLATVGATSPFIGLFGTVVGIYRALINIGLAGSASIDKVAGPVGEALIMTALGLLVAVPAVLAYNWLQARNKRIAELLSGFSTDLLANINSKGAVKPAVAAAPATPAAPVKK
- a CDS encoding biopolymer transporter ExbD; protein product: MAMSVGGAGGQERPMSDINTTPLVDVMLVLLIIFLIAVPVAIQTVEKLKVPVLPSEESQDKVENLMLSVVSTDAAGRSPKEAGYEGSSRTGQCRVYFNNQTPVDNQELYQQAFNRLDAIVKREGGAANMDPEKIPEVQIRGDVNVPWKCIAGAIYNVQSAGYPKVGFISTPVDPNG
- a CDS encoding biopolymer transporter ExbD, translating into MGMSAGGDDGQPMMEMNTTPLIDVMLVLLIMFIITIPVATHAVNIDLPQPQPPTDTVQIDPIKNKLVLTMQNQILWNGAPINTGQLVSILQSTKAINPEPELQFQPEEYASYEIANQIMKIITDSKVTKFGFVGNENFATFQKAQ